The Polyangia bacterium genome has a segment encoding these proteins:
- a CDS encoding IS5/IS1182 family transposase: RLLSKEFERTIVSSESDIQLCMIRLMTRRLAFG; the protein is encoded by the coding sequence ATCGCTTATTGTCGAAAGAATTCGAGCGAACCATCGTTTCAAGCGAATCCGACATTCAACTATGTATGATACGTCTCATGACGCGCCGCCTGGCATTTGGCTGA